One bacterium genomic region harbors:
- a CDS encoding MFS transporter gives MNEKAPRLTRIQWLICVIAALGFAFDIYELLVLPLILRPAITELGKIQFGTPQYMYWRDMLIYMPAVSGGIFGLIGGYLTDRLGRRRVLVWSILLYAFSALAAGFTTSLPWLVFFRCTTFIGVCVEFVAAVAWLAELFPVPKQREGVLGYTQAFSSVGGLMVTGAYFLAVKYADSLPAIHGGHEAWRYTLISGVIPAIPLIVIRPFLPESTTWQRKKEEGTLRRPSFAELFQPAYRKTTLITMLMFACSYGAAFGAIQHLPQIVPGLPEVSSLARPVQQKVVSSVQFFQEMGGLTGRFILAFLAVRILSRRKLLRVFQVPGLVIVPLVFLFPAVKDLETLKAGIFVAGLLTVAQFSFWGNYLPRVYPTHLRGTGESFAANIGGRMIGTSAALLTTQFAKLMPGTTPAMKLAYAAAGVALLVYAVGFISSFFLPEPEKQELPE, from the coding sequence ATGAATGAGAAAGCTCCCCGTTTAACTCGGATTCAATGGCTGATCTGCGTGATCGCCGCTCTTGGTTTTGCCTTTGATATTTACGAACTTCTTGTCCTTCCTTTGATTCTGCGTCCCGCCATCACAGAACTCGGGAAGATTCAGTTCGGCACTCCGCAATATATGTACTGGCGCGACATGTTGATTTACATGCCCGCGGTTAGTGGTGGAATTTTCGGATTAATTGGTGGTTACTTAACGGATCGTTTGGGCCGCCGCAGAGTCTTGGTCTGGTCGATTCTCTTGTATGCATTTTCCGCGCTGGCTGCTGGTTTTACAACATCTCTTCCATGGCTCGTTTTTTTCCGCTGCACGACTTTCATTGGAGTTTGCGTTGAGTTCGTTGCGGCTGTTGCGTGGTTAGCCGAACTGTTTCCGGTTCCAAAGCAAAGAGAAGGAGTTCTCGGCTACACACAGGCTTTTTCCTCCGTTGGTGGTTTGATGGTCACGGGCGCCTACTTTCTCGCTGTGAAGTATGCGGATTCCTTGCCTGCGATTCATGGAGGTCATGAAGCGTGGCGTTACACATTGATTTCCGGAGTGATTCCTGCGATTCCGCTGATTGTGATCCGTCCCTTTTTGCCGGAATCCACCACATGGCAGCGGAAGAAGGAGGAAGGAACTTTGCGGCGTCCCAGTTTTGCGGAGCTTTTTCAGCCTGCTTATCGCAAGACAACTTTGATCACGATGCTGATGTTCGCCTGCAGTTACGGCGCCGCATTCGGCGCCATTCAGCACTTGCCGCAAATTGTTCCAGGCCTTCCGGAAGTCTCTTCACTCGCGCGGCCTGTGCAGCAGAAGGTAGTCAGCAGCGTTCAGTTTTTTCAGGAAATGGGCGGTCTGACTGGGCGCTTCATTCTTGCATTCCTCGCCGTGCGAATTTTAAGCCGGCGAAAACTGCTGCGTGTTTTTCAGGTACCGGGACTTGTTATCGTACCTCTTGTATTTCTGTTTCCTGCGGTAAAGGATCTGGAAACATTAAAAGCGGGAATTTTTGTCGCGGGACTTCTAACCGTTGCGCAGTTCTCATTCTGGGGAAATTATTTGCCGCGGGTGTATCCCACACATCTTCGCGGCACAGGAGAAAGTTTTGCTGCGAATATCGGGGGCCGCATGATCGGAACCTCCGCAGCGTTGTTGACAACACAGTTCGCGAAACTGATGCCTGGCACAACTCCCGCGATGAAGCTCGCATACGCGGCTGCAGGAGTGGCGCTCCTCGTATACGCGGTGGGTTTCATTTCTAGCTTTTTCCTCCCCGAACCCGAGAAACAGGAGCTACCTGAATAG
- a CDS encoding sigma-70 family RNA polymerase sigma factor — MTGAFVWTRGLSLTEERASDELHSLFERLDSGDFKALEKIYDDYAPQIFGLALWRTRSRSDAADVVQEVFARLAGRAGKLKNVKRPYAYLLQIAHRISCDLFRKNKRITYDSENLIEPVSNESQAKLFAAQLNEFLLQLPSKQREVLYLHYFAGLSLREISEVVGVSLFTVASRCRLGLKKLKQRFGEEV; from the coding sequence ATGACAGGCGCATTCGTTTGGACCCGGGGACTGAGCTTGACTGAAGAACGCGCTTCGGATGAGCTGCATTCACTGTTCGAACGGCTCGATTCGGGAGATTTCAAAGCCCTCGAAAAAATCTACGATGATTATGCCCCACAAATCTTTGGGTTAGCTCTCTGGCGTACGAGATCACGTAGCGACGCCGCGGACGTTGTCCAGGAGGTCTTTGCTCGCCTGGCAGGACGCGCCGGAAAGCTCAAGAATGTGAAGCGTCCCTACGCTTATTTGTTACAAATTGCTCACCGGATTTCGTGTGATTTATTCCGCAAGAATAAAAGGATCACTTACGATTCTGAAAACCTGATTGAGCCTGTCTCGAACGAATCCCAGGCAAAATTGTTTGCCGCTCAGTTGAACGAATTTCTTCTTCAATTGCCGTCCAAACAAAGAGAAGTTTTATATCTGCACTATTTTGCCGGGCTCTCACTGCGTGAGATATCCGAAGTCGTAGGAGTGTCTCTGTTCACAGTGGCAAGCCGCTGCCGTCTTGGTTTGAAAAAACTGAAACAACGTTTCGGTGAAGAAGTATGA
- a CDS encoding ERAP1-like C-terminal domain-containing protein produces MPNAGGTGYYRWNLSSEGWQDLRKSGLAHLSVEEQLTVIDSIEAAFAAGTISASNTLQVLEPFAASSTREIAMSPALIFSFFADYLLDPAHVEVLRAKGRQWYRPAYEKFRFDESKSEPDDAKLFRAQVIEFLAFEARDLEVRREARKRGRATIGFGTDRKLHPEAVGSNLVETVLGVAVQDEEIAFIDDLIRMLKESNESLLRSQILSALGRATEPAKVQKILALSLDPALRTNEVLSPFEDLSKEKENWDPVWKFLVANFDALVARVSPSDAGSLSTLASVFCSEQKAVEVNEFFEKRMEKLVGGNRNLTRTVDAIRVCAAKAEHHRRDAFEIK; encoded by the coding sequence ATGCCGAATGCTGGAGGAACAGGTTATTACCGCTGGAATCTTTCATCGGAAGGCTGGCAAGATTTGCGAAAATCCGGCCTGGCGCATCTGTCTGTTGAGGAACAGCTAACTGTCATCGATAGCATTGAAGCGGCGTTTGCAGCAGGAACCATTTCCGCTTCCAACACGCTTCAGGTGCTGGAACCTTTTGCTGCGTCCTCAACGCGTGAAATTGCGATGTCACCGGCTTTGATCTTCAGCTTTTTCGCTGATTATTTGCTCGATCCGGCGCATGTAGAAGTGCTTCGAGCGAAGGGAAGGCAATGGTACCGGCCGGCTTACGAAAAATTTCGCTTTGATGAGTCAAAATCCGAACCGGACGATGCGAAACTTTTCCGCGCTCAGGTTATTGAATTTCTTGCGTTTGAGGCGCGTGATTTGGAAGTACGCCGGGAAGCGAGGAAGAGGGGACGTGCAACCATCGGTTTTGGAACCGATAGGAAATTGCATCCGGAAGCGGTTGGATCGAATCTTGTTGAAACCGTTTTGGGCGTGGCGGTACAGGATGAGGAGATTGCATTTATCGATGATTTGATCCGGATGTTAAAAGAGTCAAATGAATCACTTCTTCGTTCGCAAATACTATCCGCGCTCGGACGCGCTACGGAACCGGCAAAGGTTCAGAAGATTCTAGCTCTCTCACTGGATCCCGCACTACGCACGAATGAAGTGTTAAGTCCTTTTGAAGACCTGTCGAAGGAAAAGGAAAACTGGGACCCTGTTTGGAAATTTCTTGTTGCGAACTTTGACGCTCTTGTCGCGCGAGTTTCTCCCTCCGATGCGGGCTCATTGTCAACTCTGGCCTCCGTTTTCTGCAGCGAGCAGAAAGCCGTTGAGGTGAATGAATTCTTCGAAAAACGTATGGAAAAGCTTGTCGGGGGGAACCGCAATCTAACGAGAACTGTCGACGCTATCCGCGTTTGTGCAGCGAAAGCCGAACATCACCGCAGAGACGCATTCGAAATAAAGTAG
- a CDS encoding insulinase family protein, whose product MKRLLLVFLILTSYAFAQETNLQQALPVDPNVRIGKLENGLEYWIRSHKTPPGKIGMWLHVGSGSLNEEENQRGLAHFLEHMAFNGTEHYPPGTLIKYYESIGLKFGRHQNAFTSFDQTTYLLSLPDTKEETVRNGLETFADYAFRILLIPEEIEKERPIIVEEARARKGVGQRLLEKTLAALLPGSRLANRLPIGKEEVIQKADRNAFQDYYRKWYRPDNSILLVVGDLSPSIVEELIRKEFGDWKKIPNPPANANSGIRPYEKAQAAIITDPELTTAEISVMRISELQNLQTVGQFRKELIEDLASVMMNRRLLALVEEGKAPYQDASVNVAPFQNAAVIQEAEASGAPEQWKPVLNSLLTEVKRARDFGFLQAELEDAKKETLAGAEQAERTEATWDANTFLSRMNSAFSQGRKPMSQTQSLQLTRALLPGITMQEVSDSFRKNFSAESRFLLIKLPEKQGMPVATEKEILEETTRMEASTLSALEQKERPRTLLEKEPEPGAIAEQEEDAETKILSATLTNGIRIHLREMDFKKNSVSALIRLAGGEVRETTENRGITQAATLALAQPATRKFSSTSIREFMTGKNVTVSGFGSGDGVALMIAGSPDDFEEGFRLSYLLLTEPKVEEAALKVLQDQTLQAIEQIKTSVEEQASEKYLELISGKDPRLKFPTAEQIKKIRGAEAQKWLESLIAQAPVEVAIIGDMDRDRMLKLALKYLGALPKRPRTDPELAKLRQIQVKEGPLEAKIEVSTITPRGFVLTGWRGANLNEVKDRRVLDLSAEILSSRMQSEIREKRGLTYSIECSSSPATSYPEMGFFGTDFSADPGKVEEAAKVAEQMMLEFVQNGPTEAEMQTVRNQMKNIIETQQKEPGYWVRVLSELDYRGIKLSDVKSLVQQITSYSREDIMAALKKYVQPSRQIEVIALPKEVPKQ is encoded by the coding sequence ATGAAGCGATTACTACTCGTCTTTCTAATCCTGACCTCTTATGCCTTCGCGCAGGAAACAAATCTGCAGCAGGCTCTTCCGGTAGATCCGAATGTTCGCATCGGCAAACTTGAAAATGGATTGGAATACTGGATCCGTTCCCACAAAACTCCTCCCGGGAAGATCGGGATGTGGCTGCATGTGGGAAGCGGATCGCTAAATGAAGAAGAGAACCAGCGAGGCCTTGCTCATTTTTTGGAGCACATGGCCTTTAATGGAACAGAACATTATCCACCCGGAACTCTCATCAAGTATTACGAATCGATCGGCCTTAAGTTTGGACGACACCAGAATGCGTTTACTTCTTTTGATCAGACAACCTACTTATTGAGCCTTCCGGATACAAAAGAGGAGACCGTTCGCAATGGCCTGGAGACGTTTGCAGATTACGCTTTTCGAATCCTTTTGATTCCGGAAGAAATCGAAAAGGAGAGACCCATCATTGTCGAAGAAGCACGCGCGCGAAAAGGAGTAGGACAGCGGTTGCTGGAAAAAACGCTGGCTGCGCTGCTGCCCGGATCCCGCCTGGCCAATCGTCTTCCGATCGGTAAGGAAGAGGTGATCCAGAAAGCGGATCGCAACGCATTCCAGGACTACTACAGGAAATGGTACCGGCCTGATAATTCCATTTTATTAGTAGTTGGAGATCTTTCTCCTTCTATAGTGGAAGAGCTGATACGAAAAGAATTCGGGGACTGGAAGAAGATTCCAAATCCTCCCGCCAATGCGAATTCCGGCATTCGACCTTACGAAAAAGCGCAGGCCGCGATTATCACCGATCCGGAGCTTACCACCGCCGAAATCAGCGTGATGCGCATCAGTGAGCTGCAGAATCTTCAAACGGTGGGACAATTTCGTAAAGAGCTGATCGAAGATCTTGCGAGTGTCATGATGAACAGGCGATTGCTTGCGCTGGTCGAAGAGGGAAAAGCGCCTTACCAGGACGCTTCTGTAAATGTTGCGCCTTTTCAAAATGCTGCCGTGATTCAAGAAGCGGAAGCCTCCGGAGCGCCGGAGCAATGGAAACCGGTGCTCAACTCTCTATTGACTGAAGTCAAACGCGCCAGAGACTTTGGATTTCTGCAAGCGGAGCTGGAGGATGCAAAGAAAGAAACACTCGCCGGCGCAGAACAAGCGGAACGGACAGAAGCCACATGGGATGCCAATACTTTCCTTTCAAGAATGAACAGCGCATTCTCGCAGGGGCGCAAGCCAATGTCTCAAACCCAGAGCTTGCAGCTCACCCGCGCCCTATTGCCCGGCATCACAATGCAGGAAGTCTCTGATTCCTTTCGAAAAAATTTTTCTGCTGAATCGCGTTTCCTGTTGATAAAACTTCCGGAAAAACAGGGGATGCCGGTTGCTACAGAAAAAGAAATCCTGGAAGAAACGACGCGTATGGAAGCATCCACACTATCGGCACTGGAACAAAAAGAGCGTCCACGCACTTTACTGGAAAAGGAGCCGGAGCCAGGAGCGATCGCTGAACAGGAGGAAGATGCGGAAACGAAAATTCTTTCCGCCACACTGACAAATGGAATTCGGATTCACTTACGTGAAATGGATTTCAAGAAAAACAGTGTTTCGGCATTGATCCGGCTTGCCGGCGGTGAAGTCAGAGAAACAACAGAAAACCGGGGAATCACTCAGGCAGCGACACTCGCCTTAGCTCAACCGGCAACCCGTAAATTCTCTTCCACTTCAATTCGTGAATTCATGACCGGAAAAAACGTTACTGTAAGCGGTTTTGGAAGCGGGGATGGAGTTGCTCTGATGATTGCCGGATCTCCCGATGATTTCGAAGAAGGATTTCGCCTGAGTTACTTGCTTTTAACGGAACCGAAAGTCGAAGAAGCCGCGCTGAAAGTCTTGCAGGATCAAACGTTGCAGGCAATCGAGCAAATAAAAACGAGCGTGGAAGAGCAAGCATCGGAAAAGTACCTGGAGCTGATCAGTGGAAAGGATCCGAGGTTAAAGTTTCCAACGGCTGAACAAATCAAGAAGATCCGCGGTGCGGAAGCTCAAAAGTGGCTTGAATCCTTGATTGCACAGGCTCCGGTCGAGGTTGCTATTATTGGAGACATGGACCGTGACCGGATGCTGAAACTTGCACTGAAATATCTGGGAGCTTTGCCCAAACGGCCGCGCACGGATCCTGAACTTGCAAAACTCCGGCAGATTCAAGTAAAGGAAGGCCCGCTCGAAGCGAAGATTGAAGTCAGTACCATCACTCCACGCGGATTTGTTCTGACCGGCTGGCGTGGCGCAAATTTGAATGAAGTCAAGGACCGGCGCGTGTTGGATTTGTCAGCGGAAATCTTGAGCTCCCGCATGCAATCTGAAATTCGCGAAAAACGAGGGCTTACTTACTCGATTGAATGTTCCTCATCACCGGCTACGAGCTATCCGGAAATGGGATTTTTCGGTACAGACTTTTCAGCAGATCCCGGAAAGGTTGAGGAAGCAGCAAAAGTGGCAGAGCAAATGATGCTGGAGTTCGTGCAAAATGGTCCCACAGAAGCAGAAATGCAAACCGTTCGAAATCAGATGAAGAACATCATCGAAACGCAACAAAAGGAGCCGGGGTACTGGGTGCGAGTGCTTTCGGAACTGGATTACCGCGGAATTAAGTTGTCGGATGTAAAGAGTCTTGTTCAGCAAATTACAAGCTATTCACGGGAAGATATCATGGCTGCGCTGAAAAAATATGTGCAACCCTCACGCCAGATCGAAGTCATTGCGCTACCGAAGGAAGTGCCAAAGCAATGA
- a CDS encoding DUF1697 domain-containing protein gives MALIVFLRGVNVGGHRTFRPSILARELSDYDVVNVGAAGTFVVRKPGSRAKFRAELLRRLPFEAEVVLCDGRDLIRLETENPFGTEPSRPDTVRFVSIFSKAGRVRASLPITLPSGGEWFVRVIATKSRFVFGVYRRHMKTISYLGQIDKLVGAPATTRNWNTIIAIVRILKDQPRKAAR, from the coding sequence ATGGCTCTCATTGTTTTCCTCCGAGGTGTCAATGTTGGCGGCCACAGGACGTTTCGCCCGAGCATCCTCGCAAGAGAACTGAGCGACTATGATGTCGTGAATGTGGGCGCCGCAGGCACGTTTGTCGTTCGTAAGCCTGGATCTAGAGCAAAGTTCCGTGCTGAATTGCTACGCAGGCTGCCATTCGAAGCGGAAGTTGTGCTCTGCGACGGCCGCGATCTTATCCGCCTGGAGACGGAGAATCCGTTCGGAACTGAGCCGTCTCGTCCTGATACTGTTCGATTCGTTAGCATCTTCTCGAAAGCCGGACGCGTCCGGGCTTCCCTTCCAATCACACTTCCATCAGGCGGGGAGTGGTTCGTGCGAGTTATCGCGACGAAAAGCCGATTCGTCTTCGGAGTGTACCGTCGTCACATGAAAACCATCAGCTATCTTGGCCAGATCGACAAATTGGTCGGAGCGCCGGCGACGACACGGAATTGGAACACAATAATTGCGATCGTGCGGATTTTGAAAGACCAACCTAGGAAAGCGGCCCGCTGA
- a CDS encoding P-loop NTPase, translating to MTSLTGPKRILTVASGKGGVGKTTLAINFGLALSRYGKTVLFDFDFDTCSIRSFLDMKFPSDLYHFLTKDIPLQECITPLSSSLDPGNRFPNFGVIAAPRHFMEDFSHLKRATQHKLIQAIQKLNVDYVILDMKAGLDTDILDFMPYSNSGILIFTPRLPAAASAAAYLVKAQIFRKLQVVMAPHSPIVQNLSNKEISEILDLMHQADDVYNEKVPNLDRVFDILHAQYGQHPVVTALRRTLGTFRIHYVLNHFTGVEESYKSAVEPFARNIADIISSRLSLRNLGWIQYDPAIHEANCSRIPILLGGAEARRISDRKYKEALQELENMAGQFIKAKQIDLEKTRPGLDRYLADQLSQLEATYGGMGKRNYLDNFHYLAAASIQVMKTERTYHFGDQKIFEPDQLQHMIMESFEKTQNRS from the coding sequence ATGACGTCATTGACAGGGCCAAAAAGGATCCTGACCGTAGCTTCGGGAAAAGGAGGAGTCGGCAAAACGACCCTCGCCATCAACTTCGGCCTCGCGTTGAGCCGCTACGGTAAGACAGTCTTATTCGATTTCGACTTCGATACCTGTTCGATTCGTTCTTTTCTGGATATGAAATTTCCGAGCGATCTCTACCATTTCTTGACCAAAGATATCCCGCTTCAGGAATGCATCACACCTCTTTCTTCGTCACTGGATCCGGGAAACCGCTTTCCAAACTTTGGAGTCATCGCCGCGCCTCGCCATTTCATGGAAGACTTTTCGCACTTGAAAAGGGCTACACAGCACAAATTGATTCAGGCTATTCAAAAACTCAATGTGGATTACGTGATTCTGGATATGAAGGCCGGTCTGGATACGGACATTCTCGATTTCATGCCCTATTCAAATTCAGGCATTTTGATTTTTACACCACGTTTGCCGGCTGCAGCTTCTGCCGCAGCTTACCTGGTGAAAGCGCAAATCTTCCGCAAGCTGCAAGTCGTCATGGCGCCGCACTCACCCATTGTGCAAAACCTTTCCAACAAAGAAATCTCTGAGATTCTGGATTTGATGCATCAAGCGGATGATGTATATAACGAAAAAGTGCCGAATCTGGATCGCGTATTCGATATTCTTCACGCGCAGTACGGACAGCATCCGGTAGTGACCGCTCTCAGGCGCACGCTGGGAACATTTCGCATCCACTACGTGTTGAATCATTTCACCGGCGTTGAAGAGTCGTACAAAAGCGCTGTGGAACCCTTTGCGCGGAATATCGCCGACATCATTTCTTCGCGGTTGAGTCTGCGGAACCTCGGTTGGATTCAATATGATCCCGCTATCCATGAAGCAAATTGCTCACGAATTCCCATCCTGCTGGGAGGAGCTGAAGCGCGACGCATCTCGGACCGCAAATACAAGGAAGCCCTTCAGGAGCTGGAGAACATGGCCGGCCAGTTCATCAAAGCAAAACAAATCGACCTGGAAAAAACCAGACCGGGCCTCGACCGGTATCTCGCGGATCAACTCTCACAACTGGAAGCCACCTATGGTGGAATGGGAAAACGCAATTATCTGGATAACTTTCACTATCTCGCAGCGGCCAGCATCCAGGTGATGAAAACAGAACGCACCTACCATTTCGGCGATCAGAAAATCTTTGAACCGGATCAGCTCCAGCACATGATTATGGAGTCGTTCGAGAAGACCCAGAATCGCTCCTGA
- a CDS encoding glycosyl hydrolase: MRSRSATIFIFLCFLLSLATTNFAEEEKKINSTGLEDPSEYKGLKYRSIGPAWGGRVSRATGIAGDPNVYYFAGAASGVWKSIDGGFSWKPLFDDQPVSSMGSIAVAPSDPNVIYVGSGEANIRGNVAAGNGIYRSLDAGKTWSHVWKEAGQIGTMVVHPRNSEIAFAAVLGHAFGPNKERGVYRTTDGGKTWQQVLKKDENTGASDVAMDPGNPNILFAGFWQARRSPWSMYSGGPGSGLYVSRNGGDTWKQLTEKGLPEGIWGKVGVAVAPSDGRIVYAMIEAEKGGLFRSDDGGDSWNLVTANRFLRERAWYYTTITINPVNPNEVWIPQVPMLKSIDGGKTFHFVKGIPHGDNHDLWIDPQNPKRMIGADDGGVNISTDGGETWYAPPLPIAQFYHVSADNRNPFHVAGAMQDIGTAQGPNRSLNFRGIRNSDWYNVGGGEAGWVVSDPSDPDIVYAGEYSGYISHYDHRTRQARNISAYPENASGHGAEDLKYRFQWTAPIAVSPHNPKVVYHGGNVLFRTDNAGLTWTAISPDLTRNDKSKQKWSGGPITGDNTGVEIYCTIFAVAESPIEKDLIWAGTDDGYVQITKDGGKTWTNVTRSMNGLPEWATITMVEPSSFDAGTAYIVAEAHRLDNMKPYLFKTSDFGQSWSRLDGGMAQNIYLHAVREDRTNKNLLYVGTERGVIFTRDGGKSWRSMKLNMPTVAVHDLAVKENSLVVGTMGRSIWVFDHLNVIRAWSPQVTTASFHLFPSADATRWQFYGTWPEDKWMGENPGGRVAFHYWLKEKPKNDYTIEILDSQNRVINTLSSKPMEPTGGGWDIKQEEEDLKKLALPKEVGVQVVYWDLGYKGAEMIQNAKLDAGDPFSGPMVAPGAYTVRLTLDGKSQTTTLKVLPDPRVKLTDADYKTQLDFTLKVRDELTRLTRTVNQLQSIRQQLKSRNDLLRKNEKAAQVTKDSEALIAKLNDLEEQIHNPKAEVPYDVLAFKGGAKLYSRMSGLYSFSFEGDGLPTQGVKELFADMQKEMDGYQTQLKQLISTDLAALNESAKKLEFPTIYAP; this comes from the coding sequence ATGCGTTCTCGATCTGCCACAATTTTCATTTTCCTCTGTTTCCTTTTGTCACTTGCAACAACGAATTTTGCTGAAGAAGAAAAGAAAATCAACTCAACTGGTCTGGAGGATCCAAGTGAATACAAGGGACTGAAATACCGTTCGATTGGACCTGCCTGGGGAGGGCGTGTTTCCCGGGCGACAGGAATTGCCGGAGATCCAAACGTGTACTATTTTGCCGGCGCAGCAAGTGGAGTTTGGAAATCGATCGATGGAGGTTTCAGCTGGAAACCGCTTTTTGACGACCAACCGGTCTCTTCGATGGGATCGATCGCCGTCGCGCCATCAGATCCAAATGTGATTTATGTCGGTTCCGGTGAAGCCAACATCCGAGGGAATGTTGCGGCCGGCAATGGCATTTACAGATCGCTTGATGCCGGAAAAACCTGGTCGCACGTCTGGAAAGAAGCAGGGCAAATCGGAACGATGGTTGTGCATCCGCGCAATTCAGAGATTGCGTTTGCAGCTGTTCTTGGTCATGCATTTGGACCGAATAAAGAGCGCGGTGTTTATCGTACAACGGACGGTGGCAAGACCTGGCAGCAAGTGTTGAAGAAAGATGAAAACACCGGCGCGTCCGATGTTGCGATGGATCCGGGCAATCCGAACATTCTGTTTGCGGGATTCTGGCAAGCGCGTAGGAGTCCCTGGTCGATGTACAGCGGAGGACCGGGAAGCGGTCTGTATGTTTCTCGTAACGGTGGCGACACATGGAAACAGTTGACGGAGAAGGGATTGCCGGAAGGAATCTGGGGAAAAGTTGGTGTCGCGGTTGCCCCTTCCGATGGCCGCATTGTCTATGCGATGATTGAGGCGGAAAAAGGTGGATTGTTCCGCTCGGATGATGGAGGAGATAGCTGGAATCTGGTTACGGCAAATCGCTTTTTGCGTGAGCGCGCCTGGTACTACACAACCATCACGATCAACCCGGTCAATCCCAATGAAGTCTGGATCCCGCAGGTCCCGATGCTAAAAAGCATCGATGGCGGTAAAACGTTTCATTTCGTAAAAGGGATTCCGCACGGAGACAACCATGATTTGTGGATTGATCCGCAAAATCCCAAACGAATGATCGGAGCGGATGATGGTGGAGTAAACATTTCGACCGATGGCGGCGAGACATGGTATGCGCCTCCGCTTCCCATTGCGCAGTTTTATCATGTTTCCGCGGACAATCGGAATCCGTTTCACGTTGCAGGCGCGATGCAGGATATCGGTACTGCACAAGGACCAAATCGCAGTTTGAATTTCCGCGGTATTCGAAACAGTGACTGGTACAACGTCGGCGGTGGTGAAGCGGGTTGGGTCGTATCCGATCCATCCGATCCCGACATCGTGTATGCAGGCGAGTACAGTGGCTATATTTCGCACTACGATCACCGCACCAGACAGGCGCGCAACATCAGCGCTTATCCCGAAAATGCATCCGGTCATGGCGCTGAAGATTTGAAATACCGTTTTCAATGGACCGCTCCGATTGCAGTTTCTCCGCATAATCCAAAAGTTGTCTACCATGGTGGCAATGTATTATTCCGTACTGACAATGCCGGACTCACCTGGACCGCAATCAGTCCTGATTTAACTCGCAACGATAAATCGAAACAAAAGTGGTCCGGTGGTCCGATCACGGGAGACAACACCGGCGTGGAAATCTACTGCACAATTTTCGCAGTTGCAGAATCGCCGATTGAAAAAGATTTGATCTGGGCAGGCACCGATGATGGTTATGTGCAAATCACAAAGGACGGCGGCAAGACGTGGACCAATGTAACGCGCAGCATGAATGGTTTGCCGGAATGGGCAACGATCACAATGGTTGAGCCTTCCAGTTTCGATGCCGGCACTGCTTACATTGTTGCCGAAGCGCATCGATTGGACAACATGAAACCGTATTTGTTCAAGACTTCCGATTTCGGCCAGAGCTGGAGCCGCCTGGATGGCGGAATGGCGCAGAATATTTATCTCCATGCTGTCCGCGAAGATCGCACGAACAAGAATCTTTTGTACGTTGGAACAGAACGTGGAGTGATTTTCACCAGAGATGGCGGAAAAAGCTGGCGATCGATGAAGTTGAATATGCCAACTGTTGCTGTTCATGATCTCGCCGTGAAAGAGAACAGCCTGGTTGTTGGGACCATGGGGCGTTCGATCTGGGTTTTTGATCATTTAAATGTGATCAGAGCGTGGAGTCCGCAGGTCACAACAGCCAGTTTCCATCTTTTTCCTTCGGCGGATGCAACGCGCTGGCAGTTTTACGGAACCTGGCCGGAAGATAAATGGATGGGAGAAAATCCAGGAGGCCGCGTAGCTTTTCATTACTGGCTGAAAGAGAAGCCAAAAAATGATTACACGATCGAAATTCTCGATTCACAAAATCGTGTGATCAACACGTTGAGCAGCAAACCGATGGAGCCGACCGGCGGGGGATGGGACATAAAACAGGAAGAAGAGGATCTGAAGAAACTTGCTTTGCCAAAAGAAGTCGGTGTGCAGGTCGTTTACTGGGATCTGGGTTACAAAGGCGCTGAAATGATTCAGAATGCAAAGCTCGATGCGGGCGATCCATTCTCAGGCCCAATGGTGGCTCCGGGCGCCTACACGGTTCGTTTGACGCTGGATGGGAAATCGCAAACCACGACATTGAAAGTTCTTCCGGATCCGCGCGTTAAGCTGACGGATGCCGATTACAAAACGCAGCTGGATTTTACGCTGAAAGTGCGCGATGAGTTGACTCGCCTTACGCGCACCGTGAATCAATTGCAAAGCATCCGGCAGCAGCTGAAATCGCGCAACGATCTGCTTCGGAAAAATGAAAAGGCGGCGCAGGTCACCAAAGATTCTGAAGCGCTGATTGCGAAATTGAACGACCTGGAAGAACAGATTCATAATCCGAAAGCGGAAGTTCCGTATGACGTTCTTGCATTCAAAGGTGGCGCGAAACTGTATTCGCGTATGTCTGGCCTGTACTCATTCAGCTTTGAAGGAGATGGCCTCCCCACGCAAGGCGTAAAAGAGCTTTTTGCGGATATGCAAAAGGAGATGGATGGTTATCAAACGCAGCTCAAACAGTTGATCAGCACAGATCTCGCGGCGTTGAATGAATCCGCGAAGAAGCTGGAGTTCCCGACCATTTACGCTCCTTAA